Proteins encoded within one genomic window of Humulus lupulus chromosome 1, drHumLupu1.1, whole genome shotgun sequence:
- the LOC133809376 gene encoding probable E3 ubiquitin ligase SUD1 isoform X1 — protein MADAAALPDMVAEGVSRSTTSRELPANIDGVVDEDECRICRSPGEPGNPLRYPCACRGTIKYVHQDCLLQWLNRRKISHCEVCKHEYSYAPVYASDAPARLPPQEFVIGLAAKLFHLLRIFRHFVYLLVIWLLAIPFVTHWIWEFAFFKGFSEFKILFTSHLTVAAIFADCMHGFLLSLGMAYIFLGIAFIRISFLQEPIGAPGLANRILAGNEIAENAGRRQGVPDVLQLIKRIVAFLFNWWKMLISRIVIYLGIVEIVPPNEFGNMQFPFDENAFAVVASNMVFVVVLVLLPFCLGRTATFLQYWFFTHDTAETVSSVVSMIEIALLSVSNTTKDALNAITYFILYHRGVSMPSQVLKGDSKILNTEIIKMNKASISVNGLVSAGLLNEQLDGTLSLSDDATLFIGYMVILSFILLYLGTVSMMRYARGEPLTLQRLSGIASKINALWCLIRRFFTLFRQVMTMVSRNFLAIVKVSVILGVNFGIFPVICGWWLDVCTLRIFGQTITGRIAFLVNNPILLSLAYWTVGISYLIYVFVHVNLMKEVFRDGVFFFFPDIADPENYFGRMIECPVFKHARGFLLLVGVHGSLIVMLVFLPIKLVILYAPSVFPLNLFSSEAKSVAAFSLRRCLFHFGVPCTIRFYYPSATFKVLIQKWLTVTCSLLSLSDFLHPRHENNDGNVEPLRQQRAHNVSTVALIEGPNAGLRTSGSDATDDAKGEEGQEADYRFVLRVIILLVLAWMTALVFNSLMMAIPVLLGRTFFQAASHLLLSHGFKYDDFCSFIIGSCMMRAVIICGKYAVEHVQTRGVGALLSQMGHSCMNAFKFCAVVSSVMFVIPVVIGLLLDLVVVVPIRLPLDEGTVSTLFQCWVLGWLFLITLFGLVMVDNVHSVDERWLVKLQRTVSDGLAHQPALWLLKEILVPTTTRILIALCTPCMLVRLAFSVLGYPFPVKSAIHRFFWPGCFAFSILWFSSKIIYAFIIYLHNRIRDDRYCVGRRLQDYGESTQRKLVEEENALALQNQ, from the exons ATGGCAGATGCGGCGGCACTACCGGATATGGTAGCCGAAGGCGTATCGCGGTCAACCACTTCTCGTGAGCTGCCGGCCAATATCGATGGCGTGGTGGACGAGGACGAGTGTAGAATATGCCGAAGCCCTGGTGAGCCTGGTAACCCTCTTCGTTACCCCTGCGCTTGCCGTGGTACTATTAAGTACGTACACCAAGATTGCCTGCTACAGTGGCTCAATCGCCGCAAGATTTCTCATTGCGAG GTTTGTAAGCATGAATATTCTTATGCTCCTGTCTATGCCAGTGATGCTCCAGCAAGGCTTCCTCCCCAGGAGTTTGTAATTGGGCTTGCAGCAAAACTTTTTCATCTGTTACGAATCTTTCGGCACTTTGTGTATTTGCTCGTCATTTGGCTCCTTGCAATTCCATTTGTCACACATTGGATCTGGGAATTCGCTTTCTTCAAGGGTTTTAGTGAATTTAAAATTCTTTTTACAAGTCATCTTACTGTTGCTGCAATCTTTGCTGATTGCATGCATGGATTTCTTCTTTCACTTGGAATGGCATATATATTTCTTGGGATTGCTTTTATTAGGATTAGTTTTCTGCAAGAACCGATAGGAGCTCCTGGTTTGGCTAATAGGATATTAGCTGGAAATGAGATTGCCGAAAATGCTGGTAGAAGGCAAGGGGTCCCAGATGTTCTCCAGTTAATTAAGAGAATTGTAGCATTTCTTTTTAACTGGTGGAAAATGTTGATTTCTCGAATTGTGATTTACCTGGGCATTGTCGAAATTGTTCCCCCAAATGAGTTTGGGAACATGCAGTTCCCATTTGATGAGAATGCATTTGCT GTTGTTGCTAGCAATATGGTCTTCGTTGTTGTTCTAGTTCTTTTACCCTTTTGTTTAGGGCGGACAGCTACTTTTTTGCAATATTGGTTTTTCACTCATGATACAGCAGAAACAGTGTCATCAGTTGTGTCAATGATAGAGATAGCTCTTCTGTCAGTAAGTAATACAACAAAGGATGCACTAAATGCTATCACATATTTTATATTATACCATCGTGGAGTTAGCATGCCAAGCCAGGTTTTAAAAGGAGACTCGAAGATTCTTAATACAGAGATAATAAAGATGAATAAAGCCTCCATTAGTGTCAATGGCCTAGTTTCAGCTGGCCTCCTTAATGAACAACTGGATGGAACACTATCTCTGTCTGATGATGCTACTCTTTTCATTGGATACATGGTTATACTATCATTTATTTTGCTCTACCTTGGGACTGTTTCTATGATGCGGTATGCTAGAGGCGAGCCTTTGACCCTGCAGAGGTTATCTGGAATTGCTTCAAAGATAAATGCTCTATGGTGCCTTATTAGAAGATTCTTTACACTATTTAGGCAGGTTATGACGATGGTTAGTAGAAATTTTCTGGCTATTGTAAAGGTTTCTGTTATATTGGGAGTGAATTTTGGTATTTTCCCTGTGATTTGTGGGTGGTGGTTAGATGTTTGTACTTTAAGGATTTTTGGACAGACAATCACTGGAAGGATTGCTTTCTTAGTAAACAATCCTATTCTGTTGTCATTGGCTTATTGGACAGTTGGAATTTCCTACCTCATATATGTTTTCGTTCATGTGAACCTTATGAAAGAG GTGTTCCGAGATGgagttttcttcttttttccaGACATTGCTGATCCAGAAAACTACTTTGGTAGAATGATTGAATGCCCTGTGTTCAAGCATGCTCGTGGGTTTCTGTTGCTTGTCGGTGTTCATGGTAGTTTGATTGTGATGCTGGTGTTTTTACCTATCAAGCTAGTCATTTTATATGCACCCTCTGTTTTCCCCCTTAATCTTTT TAGTTCAGAAGCAAAATCTGTTGCTGCTTTTTCTCTGCGAAGGTGTCTTTTTCATTTTGGCGTCCCATGTACCATACGCTTTTACTATCCATCAGCAACATTTAAAGTCCTTATACAAAAGTGGCTAACTGTCACATGCTCACTACTCAGCTTAAGTGATTTTTTACATCCTAGACACGAGAATAATGATGGGAATGTTGAACCCTTGAGACAGCAAAGAGCACATAACGTATCAACGGTTGCCCTAATTGAAGGTCCAAATGCTGGATTGCGTACTTCAGGATCTGATGCTACTGATGATGCCAAGGGTGAAGAAGGCCAGGAAGCTGATTACCG ATTTGTGCTGCGCGTTATAATATTGTTGGTGCTGGCATGGATGACAGCACTTGTCTTTAATTCCTTAATGATGGCTATACCGGTTTTACTTGGCCGAACATTCTTTCAAGCTGCTTCTCACCTCCTTTTATCTCATGGATTTAAGTATGATG AtttttgttcttttattattGGAAGCTGCATGATGCGGGCTGTTATAATCTGTGGCAAGTATGCTGTAGAGCATGTCCAAACAAGAGGTGTGGGGGCACTTTTGAGCCAAATGGGGCATTCCTGTATGAATGCCTTCAAATTCTGTGCTGTTGTGTCATCTGTG ATGTTTGTCATTCCTGTTGTGATTGGTCTTCTGCTAGACCTTGTGGTGGTTGTTCCCATTCGATTACCTTTGGATGAAGGCACAGTTTCCACTTTATTTCAGTGTTGGGTACTAGGATGGCTCTTCCTAATAACTTTATTTGGGCTG GTAATGGTCGATAACGTGCATTCTGTTGACGAAAGGTGGTTGGTGAAGCTTCAACGGACAGTTAGCGATGGTCTTGCACATCAGCCTGCCCTCTGGTTGTTAAAAGAGATTTTGGTTCCTACTACGACGAGGATTCTCATTGCACTTTGTACGCCATGCATGCTTGTTAGATTGGCATTTAGTGTACTTGGATATCCCTTTCCAGTAAAGTCAGCCATTCACCGTTTTTTCTGGCCAGGATGCTTTGCCTTCAGTATACTGTGGTTTAGTTCCAAGattatatatgcatttataattTACTTGCACAACAGGATAAGAGATGACCGCTACTGTGTGGGCCGGAGATTACAAGATTATGGAGAAAGTACTCAAAGGAAGCTAGTTGAGGAGGAGAATGCATTAGCATTGCAAAATCAATGA
- the LOC133809376 gene encoding probable E3 ubiquitin ligase SUD1 isoform X2 → MADAAALPDMVAEGVSRSTTSRELPANIDGVVDEDECRICRSPGEPGNPLRYPCACRGTIKYVHQDCLLQWLNRRKISHCEVCKHEYSYAPVYASDAPARLPPQEFVIGLAAKLFHLLRIFRHFVYLLVIWLLAIPFVTHWIWEFAFFKGFSEFKILFTSHLTVAAIFADCMHGFLLSLGMAYIFLGIAFIRISFLQEPIGAPGLANRILAGNEIAENAGRRQGVPDVLQLIKRIVAFLFNWWKMLISRIVIYLGIVEIVPPNEFGNMQFPFDENAFAVVASNMVFVVVLVLLPFCLGRTATFLQYWFFTHDTAETVSSVVSMIEIALLSVSNTTKDALNAITYFILYHRGVSMPSQVLKGDSKILNTEIIKMNKASISVNGLVSAGLLNEQLDGTLSLSDDATLFIGYMVILSFILLYLGTVSMMRYARGEPLTLQRLSGIASKINALWCLIRRFFTLFRQVMTMVSRNFLAIVKVSVILGVNFGIFPVICGWWLDVCTLRIFGQTITGRIAFLVNNPILLSLAYWTVGISYLIYVFVHVNLMKEVFRDGVFFFFPDIADPENYFGRMIECPVFKHARGFLLLVGVHGSLIVMLVFLPIKLVILYAPSVFPLNLFSEAKSVAAFSLRRCLFHFGVPCTIRFYYPSATFKVLIQKWLTVTCSLLSLSDFLHPRHENNDGNVEPLRQQRAHNVSTVALIEGPNAGLRTSGSDATDDAKGEEGQEADYRFVLRVIILLVLAWMTALVFNSLMMAIPVLLGRTFFQAASHLLLSHGFKYDDFCSFIIGSCMMRAVIICGKYAVEHVQTRGVGALLSQMGHSCMNAFKFCAVVSSVMFVIPVVIGLLLDLVVVVPIRLPLDEGTVSTLFQCWVLGWLFLITLFGLVMVDNVHSVDERWLVKLQRTVSDGLAHQPALWLLKEILVPTTTRILIALCTPCMLVRLAFSVLGYPFPVKSAIHRFFWPGCFAFSILWFSSKIIYAFIIYLHNRIRDDRYCVGRRLQDYGESTQRKLVEEENALALQNQ, encoded by the exons ATGGCAGATGCGGCGGCACTACCGGATATGGTAGCCGAAGGCGTATCGCGGTCAACCACTTCTCGTGAGCTGCCGGCCAATATCGATGGCGTGGTGGACGAGGACGAGTGTAGAATATGCCGAAGCCCTGGTGAGCCTGGTAACCCTCTTCGTTACCCCTGCGCTTGCCGTGGTACTATTAAGTACGTACACCAAGATTGCCTGCTACAGTGGCTCAATCGCCGCAAGATTTCTCATTGCGAG GTTTGTAAGCATGAATATTCTTATGCTCCTGTCTATGCCAGTGATGCTCCAGCAAGGCTTCCTCCCCAGGAGTTTGTAATTGGGCTTGCAGCAAAACTTTTTCATCTGTTACGAATCTTTCGGCACTTTGTGTATTTGCTCGTCATTTGGCTCCTTGCAATTCCATTTGTCACACATTGGATCTGGGAATTCGCTTTCTTCAAGGGTTTTAGTGAATTTAAAATTCTTTTTACAAGTCATCTTACTGTTGCTGCAATCTTTGCTGATTGCATGCATGGATTTCTTCTTTCACTTGGAATGGCATATATATTTCTTGGGATTGCTTTTATTAGGATTAGTTTTCTGCAAGAACCGATAGGAGCTCCTGGTTTGGCTAATAGGATATTAGCTGGAAATGAGATTGCCGAAAATGCTGGTAGAAGGCAAGGGGTCCCAGATGTTCTCCAGTTAATTAAGAGAATTGTAGCATTTCTTTTTAACTGGTGGAAAATGTTGATTTCTCGAATTGTGATTTACCTGGGCATTGTCGAAATTGTTCCCCCAAATGAGTTTGGGAACATGCAGTTCCCATTTGATGAGAATGCATTTGCT GTTGTTGCTAGCAATATGGTCTTCGTTGTTGTTCTAGTTCTTTTACCCTTTTGTTTAGGGCGGACAGCTACTTTTTTGCAATATTGGTTTTTCACTCATGATACAGCAGAAACAGTGTCATCAGTTGTGTCAATGATAGAGATAGCTCTTCTGTCAGTAAGTAATACAACAAAGGATGCACTAAATGCTATCACATATTTTATATTATACCATCGTGGAGTTAGCATGCCAAGCCAGGTTTTAAAAGGAGACTCGAAGATTCTTAATACAGAGATAATAAAGATGAATAAAGCCTCCATTAGTGTCAATGGCCTAGTTTCAGCTGGCCTCCTTAATGAACAACTGGATGGAACACTATCTCTGTCTGATGATGCTACTCTTTTCATTGGATACATGGTTATACTATCATTTATTTTGCTCTACCTTGGGACTGTTTCTATGATGCGGTATGCTAGAGGCGAGCCTTTGACCCTGCAGAGGTTATCTGGAATTGCTTCAAAGATAAATGCTCTATGGTGCCTTATTAGAAGATTCTTTACACTATTTAGGCAGGTTATGACGATGGTTAGTAGAAATTTTCTGGCTATTGTAAAGGTTTCTGTTATATTGGGAGTGAATTTTGGTATTTTCCCTGTGATTTGTGGGTGGTGGTTAGATGTTTGTACTTTAAGGATTTTTGGACAGACAATCACTGGAAGGATTGCTTTCTTAGTAAACAATCCTATTCTGTTGTCATTGGCTTATTGGACAGTTGGAATTTCCTACCTCATATATGTTTTCGTTCATGTGAACCTTATGAAAGAG GTGTTCCGAGATGgagttttcttcttttttccaGACATTGCTGATCCAGAAAACTACTTTGGTAGAATGATTGAATGCCCTGTGTTCAAGCATGCTCGTGGGTTTCTGTTGCTTGTCGGTGTTCATGGTAGTTTGATTGTGATGCTGGTGTTTTTACCTATCAAGCTAGTCATTTTATATGCACCCTCTGTTTTCCCCCTTAATCTTTT TTCAGAAGCAAAATCTGTTGCTGCTTTTTCTCTGCGAAGGTGTCTTTTTCATTTTGGCGTCCCATGTACCATACGCTTTTACTATCCATCAGCAACATTTAAAGTCCTTATACAAAAGTGGCTAACTGTCACATGCTCACTACTCAGCTTAAGTGATTTTTTACATCCTAGACACGAGAATAATGATGGGAATGTTGAACCCTTGAGACAGCAAAGAGCACATAACGTATCAACGGTTGCCCTAATTGAAGGTCCAAATGCTGGATTGCGTACTTCAGGATCTGATGCTACTGATGATGCCAAGGGTGAAGAAGGCCAGGAAGCTGATTACCG ATTTGTGCTGCGCGTTATAATATTGTTGGTGCTGGCATGGATGACAGCACTTGTCTTTAATTCCTTAATGATGGCTATACCGGTTTTACTTGGCCGAACATTCTTTCAAGCTGCTTCTCACCTCCTTTTATCTCATGGATTTAAGTATGATG AtttttgttcttttattattGGAAGCTGCATGATGCGGGCTGTTATAATCTGTGGCAAGTATGCTGTAGAGCATGTCCAAACAAGAGGTGTGGGGGCACTTTTGAGCCAAATGGGGCATTCCTGTATGAATGCCTTCAAATTCTGTGCTGTTGTGTCATCTGTG ATGTTTGTCATTCCTGTTGTGATTGGTCTTCTGCTAGACCTTGTGGTGGTTGTTCCCATTCGATTACCTTTGGATGAAGGCACAGTTTCCACTTTATTTCAGTGTTGGGTACTAGGATGGCTCTTCCTAATAACTTTATTTGGGCTG GTAATGGTCGATAACGTGCATTCTGTTGACGAAAGGTGGTTGGTGAAGCTTCAACGGACAGTTAGCGATGGTCTTGCACATCAGCCTGCCCTCTGGTTGTTAAAAGAGATTTTGGTTCCTACTACGACGAGGATTCTCATTGCACTTTGTACGCCATGCATGCTTGTTAGATTGGCATTTAGTGTACTTGGATATCCCTTTCCAGTAAAGTCAGCCATTCACCGTTTTTTCTGGCCAGGATGCTTTGCCTTCAGTATACTGTGGTTTAGTTCCAAGattatatatgcatttataattTACTTGCACAACAGGATAAGAGATGACCGCTACTGTGTGGGCCGGAGATTACAAGATTATGGAGAAAGTACTCAAAGGAAGCTAGTTGAGGAGGAGAATGCATTAGCATTGCAAAATCAATGA
- the LOC133809376 gene encoding probable E3 ubiquitin ligase SUD1 isoform X3: MADAAALPDMVAEGVSRSTTSRELPANIDGVVDEDECRICRSPGEPGNPLRYPCACRGTIKYVHQDCLLQWLNRRKISHCEVCKHEYSYAPVYASDAPARLPPQEFVIGLAAKLFHLLRIFRHFVYLLVIWLLAIPFVTHWIWEFAFFKGFSEFKILFTSHLTVAAIFADCMHGFLLSLGMAYIFLGIAFIRISFLQEPIGAPGLANRILAGNEIAENAGRRQGVPDVLQLIKRIVAFLFNWWKMLISRIVIYLGIVEIVPPNEFGNMQFPFDENAFAVVASNMVFVVVLVLLPFCLGRTATFLQYWFFTHDTAETVSSVVSMIEIALLSVSNTTKDALNAITYFILYHRGVSMPSQVLKGDSKILNTEIIKMNKASISVNGLVSAGLLNEQLDGTLSLSDDATLFIGYMVILSFILLYLGTVSMMRYARGEPLTLQRLSGIASKINALWCLIRRFFTLFRQVMTMVFRDGVFFFFPDIADPENYFGRMIECPVFKHARGFLLLVGVHGSLIVMLVFLPIKLVILYAPSVFPLNLFSSEAKSVAAFSLRRCLFHFGVPCTIRFYYPSATFKVLIQKWLTVTCSLLSLSDFLHPRHENNDGNVEPLRQQRAHNVSTVALIEGPNAGLRTSGSDATDDAKGEEGQEADYRFVLRVIILLVLAWMTALVFNSLMMAIPVLLGRTFFQAASHLLLSHGFKYDDFCSFIIGSCMMRAVIICGKYAVEHVQTRGVGALLSQMGHSCMNAFKFCAVVSSVMFVIPVVIGLLLDLVVVVPIRLPLDEGTVSTLFQCWVLGWLFLITLFGLVMVDNVHSVDERWLVKLQRTVSDGLAHQPALWLLKEILVPTTTRILIALCTPCMLVRLAFSVLGYPFPVKSAIHRFFWPGCFAFSILWFSSKIIYAFIIYLHNRIRDDRYCVGRRLQDYGESTQRKLVEEENALALQNQ; the protein is encoded by the exons ATGGCAGATGCGGCGGCACTACCGGATATGGTAGCCGAAGGCGTATCGCGGTCAACCACTTCTCGTGAGCTGCCGGCCAATATCGATGGCGTGGTGGACGAGGACGAGTGTAGAATATGCCGAAGCCCTGGTGAGCCTGGTAACCCTCTTCGTTACCCCTGCGCTTGCCGTGGTACTATTAAGTACGTACACCAAGATTGCCTGCTACAGTGGCTCAATCGCCGCAAGATTTCTCATTGCGAG GTTTGTAAGCATGAATATTCTTATGCTCCTGTCTATGCCAGTGATGCTCCAGCAAGGCTTCCTCCCCAGGAGTTTGTAATTGGGCTTGCAGCAAAACTTTTTCATCTGTTACGAATCTTTCGGCACTTTGTGTATTTGCTCGTCATTTGGCTCCTTGCAATTCCATTTGTCACACATTGGATCTGGGAATTCGCTTTCTTCAAGGGTTTTAGTGAATTTAAAATTCTTTTTACAAGTCATCTTACTGTTGCTGCAATCTTTGCTGATTGCATGCATGGATTTCTTCTTTCACTTGGAATGGCATATATATTTCTTGGGATTGCTTTTATTAGGATTAGTTTTCTGCAAGAACCGATAGGAGCTCCTGGTTTGGCTAATAGGATATTAGCTGGAAATGAGATTGCCGAAAATGCTGGTAGAAGGCAAGGGGTCCCAGATGTTCTCCAGTTAATTAAGAGAATTGTAGCATTTCTTTTTAACTGGTGGAAAATGTTGATTTCTCGAATTGTGATTTACCTGGGCATTGTCGAAATTGTTCCCCCAAATGAGTTTGGGAACATGCAGTTCCCATTTGATGAGAATGCATTTGCT GTTGTTGCTAGCAATATGGTCTTCGTTGTTGTTCTAGTTCTTTTACCCTTTTGTTTAGGGCGGACAGCTACTTTTTTGCAATATTGGTTTTTCACTCATGATACAGCAGAAACAGTGTCATCAGTTGTGTCAATGATAGAGATAGCTCTTCTGTCAGTAAGTAATACAACAAAGGATGCACTAAATGCTATCACATATTTTATATTATACCATCGTGGAGTTAGCATGCCAAGCCAGGTTTTAAAAGGAGACTCGAAGATTCTTAATACAGAGATAATAAAGATGAATAAAGCCTCCATTAGTGTCAATGGCCTAGTTTCAGCTGGCCTCCTTAATGAACAACTGGATGGAACACTATCTCTGTCTGATGATGCTACTCTTTTCATTGGATACATGGTTATACTATCATTTATTTTGCTCTACCTTGGGACTGTTTCTATGATGCGGTATGCTAGAGGCGAGCCTTTGACCCTGCAGAGGTTATCTGGAATTGCTTCAAAGATAAATGCTCTATGGTGCCTTATTAGAAGATTCTTTACACTATTTAGGCAGGTTATGACGATG GTGTTCCGAGATGgagttttcttcttttttccaGACATTGCTGATCCAGAAAACTACTTTGGTAGAATGATTGAATGCCCTGTGTTCAAGCATGCTCGTGGGTTTCTGTTGCTTGTCGGTGTTCATGGTAGTTTGATTGTGATGCTGGTGTTTTTACCTATCAAGCTAGTCATTTTATATGCACCCTCTGTTTTCCCCCTTAATCTTTT TAGTTCAGAAGCAAAATCTGTTGCTGCTTTTTCTCTGCGAAGGTGTCTTTTTCATTTTGGCGTCCCATGTACCATACGCTTTTACTATCCATCAGCAACATTTAAAGTCCTTATACAAAAGTGGCTAACTGTCACATGCTCACTACTCAGCTTAAGTGATTTTTTACATCCTAGACACGAGAATAATGATGGGAATGTTGAACCCTTGAGACAGCAAAGAGCACATAACGTATCAACGGTTGCCCTAATTGAAGGTCCAAATGCTGGATTGCGTACTTCAGGATCTGATGCTACTGATGATGCCAAGGGTGAAGAAGGCCAGGAAGCTGATTACCG ATTTGTGCTGCGCGTTATAATATTGTTGGTGCTGGCATGGATGACAGCACTTGTCTTTAATTCCTTAATGATGGCTATACCGGTTTTACTTGGCCGAACATTCTTTCAAGCTGCTTCTCACCTCCTTTTATCTCATGGATTTAAGTATGATG AtttttgttcttttattattGGAAGCTGCATGATGCGGGCTGTTATAATCTGTGGCAAGTATGCTGTAGAGCATGTCCAAACAAGAGGTGTGGGGGCACTTTTGAGCCAAATGGGGCATTCCTGTATGAATGCCTTCAAATTCTGTGCTGTTGTGTCATCTGTG ATGTTTGTCATTCCTGTTGTGATTGGTCTTCTGCTAGACCTTGTGGTGGTTGTTCCCATTCGATTACCTTTGGATGAAGGCACAGTTTCCACTTTATTTCAGTGTTGGGTACTAGGATGGCTCTTCCTAATAACTTTATTTGGGCTG GTAATGGTCGATAACGTGCATTCTGTTGACGAAAGGTGGTTGGTGAAGCTTCAACGGACAGTTAGCGATGGTCTTGCACATCAGCCTGCCCTCTGGTTGTTAAAAGAGATTTTGGTTCCTACTACGACGAGGATTCTCATTGCACTTTGTACGCCATGCATGCTTGTTAGATTGGCATTTAGTGTACTTGGATATCCCTTTCCAGTAAAGTCAGCCATTCACCGTTTTTTCTGGCCAGGATGCTTTGCCTTCAGTATACTGTGGTTTAGTTCCAAGattatatatgcatttataattTACTTGCACAACAGGATAAGAGATGACCGCTACTGTGTGGGCCGGAGATTACAAGATTATGGAGAAAGTACTCAAAGGAAGCTAGTTGAGGAGGAGAATGCATTAGCATTGCAAAATCAATGA